The DNA window AGATTTCTTTGATTTTCGGTGCAAATGCCTCGGGAAAAACCAATATCATTAAATTCATGTATGGTTTTCGCCGTTGGGTGCTGAATATAGACAACCGTGTTGGTGAGGATATCCCATTGTATATGCCGTTCAAATTCGACAGTGACACGGCAGACGCTCCAATTGAATTCTCCATAGAGTTCATAACAGCGAATGTCCGGTATAAGTACACCCTAAAATTTGAAAGGTCCAAGATTCTTGCAGAAACATTACAATCCTATCCTGTCGGACGACCGGTGCTTTTATATGAGCGTATGTTACTTGATGATGATAAGGAATCTGACTCAATCAGATTCGGTTCAAGTCTTACCTCAAACAAGAGCTTTAACGTCTTTAAGAACCAGTTGCTCTTGTCAAAGTTTTTAAAAGACACTCCGTGTGAGCCGGTAACCAATGCCGCAAAATATCTGTCAGGAATAGTCGTATCCAATGGTTTCCACGAAGATACAATGCTTGGGGAAGATAAGGAGATGCTTCGCTGGCTATATTCTCATCCTGACAACAGGCGTATGTTGTCAGAGTTTCTTTCTTTCGCAGATACGGGCGTTACTGACTTGCGGCTTGAAAAACGAAGTGACGGAGTTGAAGCGAGCGGCCTGCATGGACTTTATAAAGATGGTAAGGATATAGGGGAATCAGACCTGCCGCTGAAAGAGGAATCTTTCGGTACAAGGGCATTGTTCATTATTGGATGTAATATATTGCAATCCCTGCAAAATGGCAGTCCTTTCTTTGTTGACGAAATGGATTCTGGTCTGCACTCTCACATAACCCAGCTTATTGTAGATATATTCCGAAATAAACGGATAAACCGAAACAACGCACAATTGGTATTCACCACGCATGATGTAAACCTTCTTGACCAGAATACAATTCGAAAGGACCAGATATGGTTTACCGAAAAGAATAAGTATGGTGTATCCGAAATATTCTCCCTCTCTGACTTTTCCGATGTCCGGGAGGACACACTTTTCGGCAAATGGTATCTGAACAACAAATTCGGTGGCGTGCCTTCATTGCATCCGCTTGAAAAACTTTTTGTGGATAATGGCAAGGAAGAATGAAGATACACGCCATAGTAAATCTGTCATCAGGATAGTTTGCGAGGGAGACAAGACCGAGCCGTTGTTTTTCAGCGACTTGTGTAACACATACTTCCATGATAACGAATATGTTGATATCCGTACCATACCGCAACCATATGTTCCTGAAGAAGCGGATGATGTGAATCATACAAAAAGAGGATGGCACAAAGGGAAGAAACGGAAGGTTAAAGCTTCACAAAAGAAGGAGCCGGAACCAATTATCATAAGCGGTCAACCGCCGTTAAAATGGGTTCAGTATGCCCGTCACATATTATCAGAAGGGGTCGATGAGGCATGGGCTGTATATGACAAGGACGAACATCCAAAACACAAAGAGGCATTTGAAGAGGCTGCCAAAGTGGTTGACGGTAAAATTGTGAATATCGCATTCAGTAGTCGTAGTTTTGAATATTATCTGCTTCTGCATTTTGAATATCTGTACCGATCGTTCTTGCAAACAGAATGTGGTGAACGCGTTGATGGCAATAAGCATATATTTGAATGCGGCACCGGCAAAATACCTGAGAAAGATTGCAATGGGGCAATCTGCATAAATGGTTATGCCCGAACACGGGGATATTGGATGGAAACGAAATCCGGGGAATCAACATTCCCACTTGTTAAAGACAAATTAATCAAGGGTATGGTAAATGCGTGTCGGCTCAGATCTGAAAGCGATGCTAAAACCGCCGCACCCGTATATGAAAGGAATCCATATACAGATGTTGACCGACTTGTGGGAAGACTAATCGGCAAATATACTGTACCATTTGGTACTAAACAAAGAATTTGCGAGTCCGGAACAGACTGGACGATAGAACTTTCATCCCAAGGCGTTGAGATTGACAACCATAGTGACAGGGCGATACTTTTAAGTAGGGGACAGTTTACAGTATATGATTGGGAAAAAGAAGATGTCCTTATATTGAATGAAACACCCATTCTGATACAGCCTCATGATAAATGCATATTGGACTGTTGTCTCGATAAAACAAAGGTTATCTCAATAAAGCTATCAACAGAAAAGGAGATATTGTTGCTTCCCAAATATGAGAGTTGACCCTTTAAAGCTCAAATTTTGCAGATATTCCGCAAGATTTGAGCTTTGGCCGCCATTTTGGAGCGTTTTGGAACAATTTATTGCAGCCTATTCGTCCAACATACATTATTATACTGACTATCCCTGGAAAGTGTTGACAGATTTGAGGGCGATTAACTAATGCGGTTTACACCGTCGGTGACGGTTCTCTGTTTCTCTTTACACGATACTAAAAAATGGTGATATAAATGGCATAATAAGGGGTGGCATGATAAATGACGGGATAAAATTTGACCCGACTACAATATAATATCATAGAAGTTCTAATGCAACTTTAATTCTTTAACAAAATCAGCTTTACAACATAAAAATAAATTTGACATTTCAGTTCCCGAATGCTAATTTTATGATACCGTCAAATACTTATAAAGAGGCGACAGTCACAAGGTGGCAGACCTCATGCAGAGATTATTAACACGTTTCATTCATACTTAAATTTAATTTCTCATGAGTGCTATAGATGTAGCGTGTGAAATCGGGAAATCAATTATAACCGACCACGCAGTAACAAGTGCAACACAAACTCTAATGACTTCCACCATTTCCGGTGGTGCACAAATCGTTGGTGCAGCAGCTACGGGCGGCAACGTTTCCGCAGCCGTGAGTGCGGCGGGTGCATCTATCAGTTCTGCTTCGGCAGGAGTCGGAAATGCCGTAATGGGAACACAGGTGGTTTCAATGGTCTCCACCCTTTTGGCATCTCCAGCCGATCCTTTTGTAATTGGAGCGGGTATTATAGCTGGATTATGGTGGCTGTGTAGCGATTGACATCAACAAAACTCTAAAAACGGGGGACGGCACTCGGTTGTGTCGCCCCTGATGTTTTTTACACAGCAATATTGTAGAGCTGTATCAGTGTGTAATATAATATAAAAACAGCGGAACGTGCTTCAATGTAGATTCCGCTGTTTTCTTGTATTTTATTGTGCAATTTCATTTGGCATTTTTGTTAGCCGGGGTATCATCAAGTCATCACAGGCATCCTTCAACGCCACCCAATAGCCTCCATACTCCGTATGGCCCTCGTGCATACTTTCAGCAATTCGCTCAAGGTCATCATCACTGACGGCATCGGCATCATATCCTGCGGACACTATATCTTCACGCGAGACTGTTGAGACAATAGCATAGCCGTCATTGTGTGACAGTGCCAGTTTTATTTTATCAAGGAGCTTTTCAGACAGCCCATTATCCGGATGCGAGCGTATATACTCCGCACATTCTTTCAGTAACTTTATCATAAGCATTTATTTATTATTTGAAAGACATTCTTCTTCTGCCCATTTGCCGAATCTGTAGCATCCGACCAGTATGAAATCCTCACAGCCATATTCTGCCAGAGATTTGAAATCGGAAAGGCAGTCGCAGTAATAGAATATGCTCTCTTCCATTGCTGCGGATTTGTCATCCACTTTCAATGATATTTTTATATCATGCTCATTACCGTCATCCTTGTACACTATCCGGCAGTTGGCATAATCCGGCTCCGTGTCCGAATAAGACTTGAATTCCTGATACAATCTGTCGATATCCATTTTGACTTCATCGGGATCGGTCAGCTCCGGACAAGTACCGCAATCCTCGCACTGTCCGTATAGGAAAGACTCATCCGTATAACGTCTGAATACATTCCCGTTGGGATTTACTATCGCTTCACAAGCGACATTGGTGCTTCCGCACCTTGTACATATAATACTCATATATCTTCTATTTAGTTGATTATAAATCCTTATCGGGCACAGCAGCCTGTGTCCTATTCTTGCCGCCATGACAGCCACACGCCGGACAGTGCAAGGCTTTCGGGAAAAATACCGCAAGCCCCACGGGGCGCGGCAGATTTTTCCACGAAACCCGCAGGGCCTGGCCTTGCATCCGTCCGAAAGGCGTGTGGCTACCTTCGCGGAGAGAATAGACACCGGCTTTATTTCTCCCCGGCCTCTCCGTTATCCTCCGGCGGGAGCAGATGCTGTAATTCCGGGTCGTTCTTGATGCGCTCCATCTCGTCGGCGATTATCTGCTCTACATCATTCTTTATCTGAGAATAGTTTCTTTCAATCTGTTCCTGCATGATGTCGTTGCCATCCTCGTCCAGAAAATCATTGATTACAGGTATTTTCTTGTAGGCTTTTGTCTCTGCCGCCACTTTTGCGCTGTCAACGATGATGCGCGAGTGAAAGATCTTCTGGTCTATCTCCTCGCCGAAGTTGTCGGCAACGCTGCCGACGAACGTGCCCTGCGACAGATTTGCTATCTTGGATGCGGGAATGAGGAAATCGAGCTGGGTGTTTATCGAAGTGGAAGTGTCCTGCCGGTTGATGGATACCGACTGGCGCTGCTGGAGTA is part of the Duncaniella dubosii genome and encodes:
- a CDS encoding RloB family protein, whose translation is MARKNEDTRHSKSVIRIVCEGDKTEPLFFSDLCNTYFHDNEYVDIRTIPQPYVPEEADDVNHTKRGWHKGKKRKVKASQKKEPEPIIISGQPPLKWVQYARHILSEGVDEAWAVYDKDEHPKHKEAFEEAAKVVDGKIVNIAFSSRSFEYYLLLHFEYLYRSFLQTECGERVDGNKHIFECGTGKIPEKDCNGAICINGYARTRGYWMETKSGESTFPLVKDKLIKGMVNACRLRSESDAKTAAPVYERNPYTDVDRLVGRLIGKYTVPFGTKQRICESGTDWTIELSSQGVEIDNHSDRAILLSRGQFTVYDWEKEDVLILNETPILIQPHDKCILDCCLDKTKVISIKLSTEKEILLLPKYES
- a CDS encoding AAA family ATPase, coding for MILNLEFKNFRSFKGCCSFTTEPTSSRAKPDNICKVATGAEGEKRVLKISLIFGANASGKTNIIKFMYGFRRWVLNIDNRVGEDIPLYMPFKFDSDTADAPIEFSIEFITANVRYKYTLKFERSKILAETLQSYPVGRPVLLYERMLLDDDKESDSIRFGSSLTSNKSFNVFKNQLLLSKFLKDTPCEPVTNAAKYLSGIVVSNGFHEDTMLGEDKEMLRWLYSHPDNRRMLSEFLSFADTGVTDLRLEKRSDGVEASGLHGLYKDGKDIGESDLPLKEESFGTRALFIIGCNILQSLQNGSPFFVDEMDSGLHSHITQLIVDIFRNKRINRNNAQLVFTTHDVNLLDQNTIRKDQIWFTEKNKYGVSEIFSLSDFSDVREDTLFGKWYLNNKFGGVPSLHPLEKLFVDNGKEE